The region TTTTTAAAATAGGCCTTGTTAATTTTGCCATTGTGGAAAGGTCAAGGGCAGCCCTGGAAAGGGCTATATCGAAATATGATGAAAATTTGTCAATAGATGGGGCATTTTTGCAACTTTTGGCCATTTTTGTGAGAGTGGAGGCAGATTCTGGAGTTAATCTCATGTTAATTGCCTCGATGTCTTTAAGACCAAGGCGTGCTATACAGTAACGAAGAAATGAAATACGTTTTCTCCTGGAATCTACCAGTACCACACATGTCTTAGGTCTTAAAATCTTGAGGAGGATCCCAGGGATACCCGCTCCAGTTCCAATGTCTATTATTTTTAGCTCCTGATCCTCAATATATGGAAGGAGTGTCAGGGTATCTCCCAGGTGTTTTATGGCCATTGCCTCAAGGTCTCTTAAGCCAGTGAGGTCGGTCTTCTTGTTCCAGTCTATGAGTTCCTGAAAATACGCTTCGATAGTCTCTAAAGTTTGCTTATCAGGACAGCCCTCCCCTGTCCCTAAAAAGACCCTCTCTATAAATTTAGAACTCATCTGGTCTAGTTGA is a window of Dissulfuribacter thermophilus DNA encoding:
- the rsmG gene encoding 16S rRNA (guanine(527)-N(7))-methyltransferase RsmG — protein: MSSKFIERVFLGTGEGCPDKQTLETIEAYFQELIDWNKKTDLTGLRDLEAMAIKHLGDTLTLLPYIEDQELKIIDIGTGAGIPGILLKILRPKTCVVLVDSRRKRISFLRYCIARLGLKDIEAINMRLTPESASTLTKMAKSCKNAPSIDKFSSYFDIALSRAALDLSTMAKLTRPILKKRGRFILMKGPKGLQEIESARPLLVQDGWKIWYRETKLPIIGDRRVLIFGMVATD